A DNA window from Mucilaginibacter xinganensis contains the following coding sequences:
- a CDS encoding ligase-associated DNA damage response DEXH box helicase — protein MITKGQQVIRDWYRKKNWEQFAFQREMESAYLNGFSGLLNAPTGSGKTFALFLPFLADFINKHPDTYTTQGNNGLLMLWITPLRALTNDIRKAMQEVCDELGLPWRIMTRTGDTSAAEKQALKKKLPEVLLTTPESLHLMLAQKEYPKIFKGLQVVVIDEWHELLGTKRGVQVELGLSRLKALSTVGSEQLADSKDESTGNKKQPAEDCPLPTENRQLKIWGISATIGNLEQAAEVLLGNTFPPERVKMVRANLNKKLLIKSIIPENIENYSWAGHIGLKLLPQVMELVARSKTTLIFTNTRSQSEIWYHAILDNYPEYAGIMAMHHGSLDNELRNWVEQALHAEALKVVVCTSSLDLGVDFRPVDTVIQVGSPKGVARFMQRAGRSGHAPGEVSKAYFVPTHSLELLEGAALKQAIKEGIFESRDPMLLAMDVLIQYMVTLAVSDGFRADELFKEVKGTFAFADLTWNEFNQLLDFITTGGKTLAEYDEFLKVEVENGLFKVNSRRVAMRHRLSIGTITSEMSIRVKWLSGGSLGTLEESFISKLKPGNTFWFAGRSLEFIRIKEMSAYVKKSNAKKGLIPSWNGGRMPLSSQLAAVFRDKLDEVAHGIEQDEEVVALKPLFALQAQLSHLPQSHEFLIESFKSRQGHHLLFYPFEGRLVHEGMASLLAYRFSKIKTATFSIAMNDYGFELLTDEEIPIEQALEDTSFFSIDHLLEDIQHSLNANEMARRRFRDIAHIGGLVFTGYPGQQIKNKHLQASTSLLFDVFSEYEPDNLLVRQAYNEALAFQLEEFRLRMALQRIVKQNIILKTIDRPTPFAFPIMVDSLGREKLTTETLEERIAKMARQYGADEVWEEAEKSDRPKSPRARKPGVTRKKGF, from the coding sequence ATGATTACAAAGGGGCAGCAAGTTATCCGTGACTGGTACCGGAAAAAAAACTGGGAGCAATTCGCCTTTCAGCGCGAAATGGAATCGGCTTACCTAAATGGCTTTTCCGGCTTGCTGAACGCCCCTACCGGCAGCGGAAAAACATTTGCCTTGTTCCTGCCTTTTTTGGCTGATTTTATTAACAAACACCCCGATACGTATACCACCCAGGGCAACAACGGCTTGTTAATGCTTTGGATAACCCCGCTGCGGGCATTAACAAATGATATCCGCAAGGCCATGCAGGAAGTGTGCGACGAACTCGGCCTTCCCTGGCGCATTATGACCCGCACCGGCGACACGTCAGCCGCTGAAAAGCAGGCGTTAAAGAAAAAACTGCCCGAAGTGCTACTAACAACTCCCGAGAGTTTGCACCTGATGCTGGCTCAAAAGGAGTATCCTAAAATATTTAAGGGTTTGCAGGTAGTGGTAATTGACGAATGGCACGAGCTGCTGGGCACCAAACGCGGTGTGCAGGTGGAGTTGGGTTTATCAAGACTAAAAGCGCTTTCAACAGTTGGCAGCGAGCAGCTTGCAGACAGTAAAGATGAAAGTACCGGAAATAAAAAACAGCCCGCGGAGGACTGCCCGCTGCCAACGGAAAACCGCCAGCTGAAAATCTGGGGGATCAGCGCAACCATTGGCAACCTGGAGCAGGCGGCCGAGGTGCTGTTAGGCAACACTTTCCCGCCCGAAAGGGTGAAGATGGTGCGGGCCAATCTTAATAAAAAGCTATTGATCAAATCCATCATTCCCGAAAATATTGAAAATTACTCCTGGGCAGGGCATATCGGCCTGAAACTGCTGCCACAGGTAATGGAGCTGGTGGCCCGCAGCAAAACCACGCTCATATTTACCAATACCCGCTCGCAGTCAGAGATCTGGTACCATGCCATTTTAGATAATTACCCCGAATATGCAGGCATAATGGCGATGCACCACGGCTCGCTGGATAACGAGCTGCGCAACTGGGTTGAACAGGCCCTGCATGCCGAAGCCCTGAAAGTTGTGGTTTGCACGTCGAGCCTCGACCTCGGCGTCGATTTTCGCCCGGTTGATACGGTGATCCAGGTGGGCAGCCCCAAAGGCGTGGCGCGATTTATGCAACGCGCCGGTCGTAGCGGGCATGCTCCCGGCGAGGTTTCCAAAGCTTATTTTGTGCCCACCCATTCACTGGAGTTGCTGGAAGGTGCTGCGCTTAAGCAAGCGATAAAGGAAGGTATTTTTGAAAGCCGCGACCCGATGCTGCTGGCCATGGATGTGCTTATTCAGTACATGGTGACGCTGGCAGTTTCTGACGGATTTCGCGCCGATGAATTGTTTAAAGAGGTAAAAGGCACCTTTGCCTTTGCCGATCTGACCTGGAATGAGTTTAACCAGCTGCTTGACTTTATTACCACCGGCGGTAAAACACTGGCAGAATATGATGAATTTTTAAAAGTGGAGGTAGAGAACGGGCTATTTAAAGTAAACAGCCGCCGTGTAGCCATGCGCCACAGGCTGAGTATAGGCACCATCACCAGCGAAATGAGCATCAGGGTGAAGTGGCTGAGCGGCGGCAGCCTGGGAACACTCGAAGAGTCTTTTATTTCGAAGCTTAAGCCTGGCAATACCTTTTGGTTTGCAGGACGCAGCCTGGAGTTTATCCGGATAAAGGAAATGTCGGCTTATGTTAAAAAATCTAACGCAAAAAAGGGCCTGATCCCCAGCTGGAATGGCGGGCGGATGCCGCTGTCATCTCAACTGGCCGCCGTATTTCGCGACAAGCTGGACGAAGTGGCCCACGGAATTGAGCAGGACGAAGAAGTGGTGGCCTTAAAACCTTTGTTCGCACTGCAGGCGCAGCTCTCGCACTTACCGCAAAGCCACGAATTTTTGATCGAATCGTTTAAGTCACGCCAGGGGCACCACCTGTTATTCTATCCGTTCGAGGGCCGGCTGGTACATGAGGGAATGGCATCGCTGCTGGCCTATCGCTTCAGCAAAATAAAAACGGCCACCTTCTCTATCGCCATGAATGATTACGGTTTCGAACTGCTGACAGACGAAGAAATTCCTATTGAGCAGGCATTGGAGGATACTTCTTTTTTTTCGATAGATCACTTGTTGGAAGACATCCAGCATAGCCTTAACGCCAATGAAATGGCCCGCCGGCGTTTCAGGGATATCGCCCATATTGGCGGCCTGGTATTTACCGGCTATCCCGGGCAGCAAATAAAAAACAAACACCTGCAGGCCTCCACCTCGCTGTTGTTCGACGTGTTCAGCGAGTATGAGCCCGATAACCTGCTGGTGAGGCAGGCTTATAACGAAGCCCTGGCATTTCAACTGGAAGAGTTCAGGCTGCGGATGGCCCTGCAACGGATCGTTAAACAAAACATCATCCTGAAAACCATTGACCGCCCAACCCCCTTTGCCTTCCCGATTATGGTTGACAGCCTGGGCCGCGAAAAGCTAACCACTGAAACACTGGAAGAAAGGATAGCCAAAATGGCGCGGCAATATGGCGCAGATGAAGTGTGGGAAGAGGCTGAAAAATCCGACCGTCCAAAAAGCCCGCGGGCACGGAAGCCGGGAGTTACGAGGAAGAAAGGGTTTTAA
- a CDS encoding FAD-dependent oxidoreductase, whose protein sequence is MIKKLTLLLLICHSTIIYAQTIKTDVLVVGSGASGIAAAIQCGRSKVKTVLADGGFKIGGGTAEGQMLAVDAGNNIASGIWGEFRKHVREFYHETAGYDTVQNHTLRSDPATATAILKKISDTVKNLAVYHDAVFGSIKKDGDRWEVMLTQNGRKLIVKARVVIDATEAGIVAAGADAKFYDGFDSQADNGNLKLYRTSIATGEYIPDQSTGDPGAVKSNYPPYPAFCIPVHAVLVQQAENILVTEKALPGDKNIQYLPLQLQLGQGVATVAAYCAFFKTTTKHLNVRIIQGELLDFKGYLLPFTDISQQDRAWRAIQQVCSTGMLRGGVQKAKFVFMPDSAVNTAEIQPVLTEIYTRAFLWFNKEKTGEKFTVGNAISFISDYTLTEPQLLTRSMQKAWKTQYKFKADFDINRPITRYEFAVLANRFLNPFARTVDLSGRLVN, encoded by the coding sequence ATGATAAAAAAACTGACGCTGCTGTTACTTATCTGCCATAGCACGATTATATATGCCCAAACTATAAAAACCGATGTGCTGGTGGTAGGCAGCGGCGCAAGCGGAATTGCAGCGGCTATACAATGCGGGCGCAGCAAGGTAAAAACCGTATTGGCTGATGGCGGCTTTAAAATAGGCGGCGGCACTGCCGAAGGGCAAATGCTGGCCGTTGATGCCGGTAACAATATCGCCTCTGGCATCTGGGGCGAATTTCGTAAACATGTAAGGGAGTTCTATCACGAAACCGCAGGTTATGACACCGTTCAAAATCATACTTTGAGGTCTGATCCGGCCACCGCAACCGCAATCCTGAAAAAGATCAGCGACACCGTAAAAAATCTGGCTGTATATCATGATGCTGTGTTTGGCAGTATAAAAAAAGATGGCGACCGCTGGGAAGTAATGCTCACCCAAAATGGCAGGAAACTGATTGTTAAGGCAAGGGTAGTGATTGATGCTACGGAGGCAGGCATTGTTGCCGCCGGTGCGGATGCGAAATTTTACGACGGATTTGACAGCCAGGCGGACAACGGCAATTTGAAATTATACCGTACTTCAATAGCCACCGGCGAATACATCCCGGACCAATCTACCGGGGATCCGGGTGCGGTAAAAAGCAATTATCCGCCATACCCGGCATTTTGCATCCCGGTGCACGCGGTTTTGGTACAGCAGGCAGAGAATATTTTGGTGACTGAAAAAGCGCTGCCCGGTGATAAGAATATCCAGTATTTACCGCTGCAGCTTCAGTTGGGGCAGGGTGTTGCAACGGTTGCTGCATATTGCGCTTTTTTTAAAACCACTACCAAACATTTAAATGTGCGGATAATACAGGGCGAGCTGCTGGATTTTAAAGGTTACCTGCTACCCTTTACCGACATTAGCCAACAGGACCGGGCCTGGCGCGCCATCCAGCAGGTTTGTTCAACCGGGATGTTGAGGGGCGGTGTGCAAAAAGCAAAATTTGTGTTTATGCCGGATTCGGCGGTGAATACGGCCGAAATACAGCCCGTTTTAACCGAGATTTACACCCGGGCGTTTTTATGGTTCAATAAAGAAAAAACGGGTGAAAAGTTTACGGTAGGCAATGCTATTTCATTTATAAGCGACTATACCCTTACCGAACCGCAGTTGCTGACCAGGAGTATGCAGAAGGCATGGAAAACGCAGTATAAATTTAAAGCAGACTTTGATATAAACCGCCCCATAACACGCTATGAGTTTGCGGTGCTGGCTAACCGGTTTTTAAACCCTTTTGCCCGAACGGTTGATTTGAGCGGGCGGCTGGTGAATTAG
- a CDS encoding S9 family peptidase has product MKKIFTLLLLTYCTGAFAQKLGALSIEKIMRDPKWIGTSPSNIRWTDDSKKILFKWNPANADRDELFAITPGNIKPVKVSIDEQKALVPEYGSWNKKRTLKVFEKNGDIWLSDLKTGKIQHLTSTADQENSPVFSGDESRIIFTKGDNLYSIKINSGELIQLTNFTRAAAATPVAAAGAGRRGGARKAAAEPVAGNEQERWLKSEQLELFDIIKVKDKDRKLDSIESKAFETKKLKEIATSDRSVGGVQLSPDGRYITYRLAKYPDGVKNAIVPNYVTASGFTEDIPNRTKVGGPQTTFESFVFDTQKDTVYKIVTAAIPGIKDVPAYVKDYPAELEKLTKNNEDRQVRISGPYWSEDSKYAVVEVSAQDNKDKWIMKLDPATGALSLLDREHNDAWVGGAGQGNLGWADNSHFYFESEASGYAHIYMLDLASGIKKQLTSGKWEVQTLQLSNDKKTFYFTANAEHPGITHFYRIPVSGGEPVKITGMKGGNEVTLSPDEKWLAIRYSYSNKPWELYLQANKPGAKAVQVTNSVSEEFKSYPWREPQVITFKNRYGSDVYARLYVPEKQDPAKPAVVFVHGAGYLQNVHYWWSSYFREYMFNNMLADAGYTVLDVDYSGSAGYGRDWRTAIYRHMGGKDLTDQEDGVKMLVDKYGVNPKHVGLYGGSYGGFITLMAMFTEPDTWAAGGAIRSVTDWAHYNHGYTSDILNEPYTDEKAYRLSSPIYFADGLKGNLLMLHGMVDQNVNYQDIIRLTQRLIELHKENWELASYPVEDHGFVQPSSWTDEYKRIFKLFETTLRK; this is encoded by the coding sequence ATGAAAAAAATATTTACCCTGTTACTCCTAACTTATTGCACGGGTGCTTTTGCCCAAAAGCTGGGCGCTTTGTCTATTGAAAAAATAATGCGCGACCCAAAATGGATTGGCACCTCTCCCTCCAACATCCGCTGGACCGACGACAGTAAGAAAATCCTTTTTAAATGGAATCCAGCTAATGCCGATCGCGACGAGCTGTTTGCCATAACGCCCGGTAACATTAAGCCTGTAAAAGTTAGTATAGATGAACAAAAGGCCCTGGTGCCTGAGTATGGCAGCTGGAATAAAAAGCGCACGCTAAAGGTTTTTGAAAAAAATGGCGACATCTGGCTTTCTGACCTCAAAACAGGAAAAATTCAACATTTAACCAGTACTGCCGACCAGGAGAACAGCCCTGTTTTTAGTGGTGACGAAAGCAGGATAATATTTACTAAGGGTGATAACCTGTATTCGATAAAGATTAACAGCGGTGAATTGATTCAGTTGACCAACTTTACCCGGGCCGCAGCCGCTACTCCTGTAGCTGCTGCGGGCGCTGGCAGAAGAGGCGGTGCCCGAAAAGCAGCAGCTGAGCCGGTTGCCGGGAACGAACAGGAGCGCTGGCTTAAAAGCGAGCAGTTGGAACTATTTGATATTATTAAAGTAAAGGATAAAGACCGGAAGCTCGACTCGATAGAAAGCAAAGCATTTGAAACTAAGAAACTAAAGGAAATTGCAACCAGCGACCGCTCTGTAGGTGGAGTCCAGCTTAGTCCGGATGGTCGCTATATTACCTATCGGCTTGCAAAATACCCCGACGGTGTAAAAAACGCGATCGTTCCTAATTATGTAACGGCATCGGGCTTTACTGAGGATATTCCGAACCGCACCAAGGTTGGCGGCCCGCAGACAACGTTTGAATCATTTGTTTTTGATACGCAAAAGGATACCGTTTATAAAATTGTAACTGCTGCCATTCCGGGAATTAAAGATGTGCCCGCTTATGTAAAAGACTACCCGGCAGAACTGGAAAAACTTACTAAAAATAACGAGGACCGGCAGGTAAGGATCAGCGGCCCATACTGGAGCGAGGATAGTAAATATGCCGTGGTTGAAGTTAGCGCCCAGGATAATAAGGACAAATGGATTATGAAACTTGACCCGGCCACCGGTGCTTTAAGCCTGCTTGACCGCGAACATAACGATGCCTGGGTTGGCGGCGCCGGCCAGGGGAACTTGGGCTGGGCAGACAACAGTCATTTTTATTTTGAGAGTGAAGCCAGTGGCTATGCACATATTTATATGCTGGATTTGGCAAGCGGAATAAAAAAGCAGCTAACCAGCGGCAAGTGGGAGGTGCAAACGCTGCAATTATCAAACGATAAAAAAACATTTTACTTTACCGCCAATGCGGAGCATCCTGGTATTACGCATTTTTACCGGATCCCGGTAAGTGGTGGGGAGCCTGTAAAAATAACCGGTATGAAAGGTGGTAATGAGGTAACCCTGTCGCCTGACGAAAAATGGCTGGCCATCAGGTATTCCTACTCAAATAAACCCTGGGAACTTTACTTACAGGCAAATAAGCCGGGAGCAAAAGCCGTGCAGGTAACCAATTCGGTTAGCGAAGAATTTAAATCGTACCCGTGGCGCGAGCCGCAGGTGATCACCTTTAAAAACAGGTATGGCAGCGATGTTTATGCACGCCTGTATGTACCGGAGAAACAGGACCCGGCCAAGCCGGCGGTGGTGTTTGTGCACGGTGCGGGTTACCTGCAAAATGTACATTATTGGTGGAGCTCGTACTTTCGTGAGTATATGTTTAACAATATGCTGGCTGATGCCGGATACACCGTGTTGGACGTTGACTACTCAGGGAGTGCAGGCTATGGCCGCGACTGGCGCACCGCTATTTACCGCCATATGGGGGGAAAAGACCTTACCGACCAGGAAGACGGTGTAAAAATGCTGGTTGATAAATACGGTGTTAATCCTAAACATGTGGGGTTATACGGCGGATCGTACGGCGGTTTTATTACGCTGATGGCAATGTTTACTGAACCGGATACCTGGGCGGCGGGCGGCGCTATCCGTTCAGTAACTGACTGGGCACATTATAATCACGGTTATACCAGCGATATTTTGAATGAGCCTTATACTGATGAAAAGGCTTATCGCCTGAGTTCGCCCATTTATTTTGCCGATGGACTAAAGGGTAACCTGCTGATGCTGCATGGCATGGTTGACCAGAACGTGAATTACCAGGACATCATTCGCTTAACACAGCGTTTGATTGAACTGCATAAAGAAAATTGGGAGCTTGCGTCCTACCCGGTAGAGGACCATGGTTTTGTGCAGCCAAGCAGCTGGACGGATGAATATAAACGGATTTTTAAGCTGTTTGAAACTACACTAAGAAAATAA
- a CDS encoding serine hydrolase: MQTFISSFLRANKRLAVAFLLFANVTLYAQTKNSLPVSKPEAEGVSAAAIDSFLNATAQSKHDFHSFMFLRHGKVVAQGWWNPYQPKLRHSLYSCSKSFTSTAIGFAVSEGRLSVSDKVVSFFPGSLPDTIKPYLAALTVKDLLTMSVGQSSDPTFAVASAKDDWVKAFLALPITYKPGSQFLYNSLATFMLSAIVQKVTGQKVVDYLKPRLFAPLGITGMDWEINKQGINTGGWGLRVQTEALAKMGQLYLQQGKWEGKQLLPAAWVAEATTFKIDQAPGAPQSKKDSSDWMQGYCYQFWRCRNNAFRADGAFGQYIIVMPKQDAVIAITSETSDMQGELNLVWKYLLPAMQRKSLPANATADDRLAKHLAALTLPPAAGASNSTNGIFNKTYTVKPNALNIRSIAFNSANGVCHLTLKKDSVTYNLDFANGKWLPGQTELQGPGLVAAAHEDFSILQPYKVVGSYGWNDSQDLQLKLRYIESPHTETIICHFNGSGLNAEVEYSFNYGNNKIALHGELLK, translated from the coding sequence ATGCAAACCTTTATTTCATCATTTTTGCGCGCCAATAAGCGGCTCGCAGTTGCTTTTCTTTTATTCGCTAACGTTACGCTTTACGCGCAAACAAAAAACAGCCTGCCGGTAAGCAAACCGGAGGCAGAAGGTGTTTCAGCTGCCGCGATTGATAGCTTTTTGAATGCAACGGCGCAAAGCAAACACGATTTTCATAGTTTTATGTTTTTGCGGCACGGCAAGGTAGTTGCCCAGGGCTGGTGGAACCCTTACCAACCTAAGTTAAGGCACAGCCTTTACAGCTGCAGTAAAAGCTTCACCTCCACCGCCATTGGCTTCGCGGTGAGCGAGGGGCGTCTTTCGGTAAGTGACAAGGTGGTTTCATTTTTCCCGGGCAGTTTACCAGACACCATAAAACCTTATTTAGCTGCACTTACCGTTAAGGATCTGCTGACCATGTCGGTAGGGCAATCCAGTGATCCCACCTTCGCTGTCGCATCTGCAAAAGATGATTGGGTAAAAGCTTTCCTGGCCCTGCCGATAACTTATAAACCGGGCAGCCAGTTCTTATACAACTCGCTGGCCACGTTTATGCTGTCGGCCATTGTGCAAAAGGTTACCGGGCAAAAAGTGGTGGATTACCTTAAGCCGCGCCTCTTTGCACCGCTCGGCATCACCGGTATGGACTGGGAAATAAACAAACAAGGTATTAACACCGGCGGCTGGGGATTGCGTGTGCAGACCGAAGCACTGGCAAAAATGGGGCAACTGTATCTGCAACAAGGAAAATGGGAGGGCAAACAATTACTGCCGGCGGCCTGGGTTGCGGAAGCCACCACGTTTAAGATAGACCAGGCACCAGGTGCGCCACAAAGTAAAAAAGATTCGAGCGACTGGATGCAGGGTTATTGTTACCAGTTTTGGCGTTGCCGCAATAATGCCTTCCGGGCAGACGGCGCTTTTGGGCAATACATTATTGTGATGCCCAAACAGGATGCTGTTATTGCCATAACCTCCGAAACAAGCGATATGCAGGGAGAGCTTAACCTGGTATGGAAATACCTATTGCCAGCCATGCAGCGTAAATCGTTGCCTGCAAATGCAACGGCAGACGATAGGCTGGCCAAACATTTGGCGGCATTAACCCTGCCGCCGGCAGCCGGGGCAAGCAATAGCACCAATGGCATATTCAATAAAACATACACTGTTAAGCCGAACGCTTTAAACATTCGTTCAATTGCTTTTAATTCGGCCAATGGTGTATGCCACCTCACCCTAAAAAAGGATTCTGTTACCTATAACCTTGATTTTGCAAACGGAAAATGGCTGCCGGGCCAAACGGAACTGCAGGGCCCGGGTTTAGTTGCCGCCGCACACGAAGATTTCTCTATACTGCAGCCTTATAAAGTAGTAGGCAGTTACGGATGGAACGATAGCCAGGATTTGCAGTTGAAACTGCGCTATATAGAAAGCCCGCACACCGAAACAATTATTTGCCACTTTAACGGGAGTGGATTAAATGCTGAGGTGGAGTACAGTTTCAATTATGGCAATAACAAAATAGCCTTACATGGCGAGTTGTTGAAATAA
- a CDS encoding flavin reductase family protein: MMHIASEPSILYFGTPVVLIGTKNPNGTDNLAPMSSIFWLGWRCIIGLAAASKTTENLLLNRQCVLNLASVNEVAAVNRLAKTTGSNPVPDGKLLKGYRYEADKFAIAGLTKQHAATVKAPRVKECPVQMEAVVEAIHGLAADDAGQRGKIITFELRIQRVYLHEAILMDGHPNRVDPDKWKPLIMSFQQFYSLGDKVHASTLSEIPERLYNTLDRERAIKSYELSGDDER, from the coding sequence ATGATGCATATAGCAAGCGAACCATCCATTTTATATTTCGGCACACCGGTGGTACTCATCGGCACAAAAAACCCAAACGGTACCGATAACCTGGCGCCCATGTCGTCCATATTCTGGCTCGGCTGGCGCTGCATAATTGGCCTGGCTGCCGCCTCAAAAACCACTGAAAACCTGTTATTGAACCGCCAATGTGTTTTAAATTTGGCATCTGTAAATGAAGTGGCTGCGGTAAACCGTTTAGCCAAAACTACAGGATCAAACCCTGTGCCCGATGGTAAATTATTGAAGGGATACCGGTACGAAGCGGATAAATTCGCTATTGCTGGATTAACCAAACAACATGCAGCAACTGTAAAAGCACCCCGGGTAAAGGAATGTCCTGTGCAAATGGAAGCCGTGGTTGAAGCCATCCATGGTTTAGCAGCGGATGATGCCGGCCAGCGGGGCAAGATTATAACGTTTGAATTGCGGATTCAAAGAGTTTACCTGCATGAAGCAATCCTGATGGACGGGCACCCCAATCGCGTTGACCCGGACAAATGGAAACCGCTCATCATGAGTTTTCAGCAGTTTTACAGCCTTGGGGATAAAGTTCACGCATCAACGCTCTCAGAGATCCCCGAACGATTGTATAATACGTTAGACCGGGAACGGGCAATAAAAAGTTATGAATTGAGCGGGGATGATGAACGATAG
- a CDS encoding YfiT family bacillithiol transferase produces the protein MTDEQMKFPIGDFKAPVSYTAEDLRKWITTIKEFPGRLRQAIINLNEKQLDTPYRTGGWTIRQVVHHCADSHMNSLLRFKWALTEDSPVVKPYEEADWALLPDYRMPVESSLKMLEGMHQHWVALLESFTENEWERSFKRPSGETIQLKKALALYAWHSKHHLAHVTETIKKF, from the coding sequence ATGACTGACGAACAAATGAAATTTCCGATCGGGGACTTCAAAGCCCCGGTGTCGTACACTGCCGAAGATCTGCGTAAATGGATCACCACTATTAAAGAATTTCCTGGTCGTTTACGCCAGGCCATCATCAACCTTAACGAAAAACAACTCGATACACCTTACCGTACCGGCGGATGGACCATAAGACAAGTGGTGCACCATTGTGCCGATAGCCACATGAATTCATTGCTCCGTTTTAAATGGGCCTTAACCGAGGATAGCCCGGTGGTAAAACCTTATGAGGAGGCAGATTGGGCGTTGTTACCAGACTACCGCATGCCCGTAGAGTCGTCTTTAAAAATGCTGGAAGGGATGCACCAGCACTGGGTTGCCCTGCTTGAAAGCTTTACCGAAAACGAATGGGAGCGATCATTTAAACGCCCTTCCGGCGAAACCATCCAGTTAAAGAAAGCGCTCGCCTTATATGCATGGCACAGCAAACACCACCTGGCGCACGTAACCGAAACCATTAAAAAGTTTTAA